Proteins encoded together in one Desulfosporosinus meridiei DSM 13257 window:
- a CDS encoding sigma-54-dependent transcriptional regulator, producing MIPRILVIDDEERMCWALERALSHEGYQVVTATRGLQGIELALETEPSTVILDLKMPDIDGLEVLKRLKSINPNIPVIMITAHGTIETAIEAMKIGATDYITKPFKLDELKIQVKQALHLSNLEHEVSYLRQELGEKYGKMIGQSDAIKEVALLIQQVAKTNATVLITGESGTGKEVAAVEIHKASNRGNMPFIAVNCAALPEHLLESELFGHEKGAFTGATTRKKGRFEMADKGTILLDEIGDMPISMQVKLLRVLQERCFERVGGTETIPIDVRVIATTNAELSTAIANGTFREDLYYRLNVMQIKMPPLRLRKDDIPLLVNHFLGKFDPSHTKKISPEAMKILTRYDWPGNIRELQNAIERPLIVCQNNEILPIHLPSELLENFEKATSDPIINLPEGGFSLEELEKRLIIKALEKNNYNQTRTAKYLGISRPTLLYRLNKHGLNFK from the coding sequence TTGATTCCAAGAATTTTGGTAATCGATGACGAAGAAAGAATGTGTTGGGCCTTAGAAAGGGCGTTAAGTCACGAGGGATATCAAGTTGTTACTGCAACAAGGGGTTTACAAGGTATTGAACTGGCACTTGAAACCGAACCATCAACGGTTATATTGGACTTGAAAATGCCTGATATTGATGGCCTAGAAGTTTTAAAAAGGCTCAAGAGTATAAACCCTAATATACCGGTGATTATGATCACTGCTCACGGAACTATCGAGACCGCCATTGAAGCTATGAAAATTGGTGCTACTGATTATATAACCAAGCCTTTTAAACTTGATGAATTAAAAATCCAAGTAAAACAGGCTTTGCATTTATCCAATTTGGAACATGAAGTAAGTTACCTGCGTCAAGAGTTAGGCGAGAAATACGGGAAAATGATTGGACAAAGTGATGCCATTAAAGAAGTTGCCCTATTAATACAGCAGGTTGCCAAAACTAATGCAACAGTTTTGATAACCGGTGAAAGCGGAACCGGTAAAGAGGTTGCAGCTGTAGAAATCCACAAAGCCAGTAACCGCGGAAATATGCCCTTTATAGCGGTGAACTGTGCCGCCCTTCCTGAACACCTGCTGGAAAGTGAATTATTTGGGCATGAAAAGGGGGCCTTTACCGGGGCGACAACCAGAAAAAAAGGCCGTTTTGAGATGGCCGATAAAGGTACCATCCTCTTAGACGAAATCGGCGACATGCCAATAAGCATGCAAGTAAAATTACTCAGGGTTTTACAGGAAAGATGTTTTGAAAGAGTCGGTGGAACTGAAACAATACCAATCGATGTAAGGGTCATTGCTACCACTAATGCTGAACTTTCCACAGCCATTGCTAATGGAACCTTCAGAGAAGATCTCTATTATCGCTTAAATGTGATGCAAATCAAAATGCCGCCATTAAGATTGCGTAAAGACGATATCCCTCTCTTAGTTAATCATTTCTTAGGAAAATTTGATCCTTCCCATACCAAGAAGATCTCTCCTGAAGCCATGAAAATTCTGACTCGATATGATTGGCCAGGTAACATAAGAGAATTGCAAAATGCCATTGAGAGACCACTAATTGTTTGCCAAAACAATGAAATTCTGCCAATACATCTTCCTAGCGAGTTACTAGAGAACTTTGAGAAGGCTACTTCGGATCCTATCATCAATCTTCCTGAAGGAGGTTTCTCATTAGAAGAGTTAGAGAAGCGTCTAATAATTAAAGCCTTAGAGAAGAATAATTATAACCAGACCAGGACAGCAAAGTATCTGGGGATTTCTCGTCCAACTCTCCTATACCGCCTAAACAAGCATGGATTAAATTTCAAGTAA
- a CDS encoding sensor histidine kinase — MLVPLLALMYDIFFASQTDQVIFFDKEQRLAALVKSTNQELSVNLDSLGFEPENLSPNLLHNEFTKVVEPYIPSNSGIRFGLYVPQAEKITVLGFLHNYRNLSPAEETQREKEIFASTKSGLVAAEMGKEPLFRISGSFDDQVVEYISPVVLKGKVVAVMWAGERLNPFFYQSSFYRKLLRYSTLGVLAVVMFATLRTIRNITTGVDRLKRGLHRMEYDIHHLLPEMSGELGEVARAVNRMAESLSEKERLEDQLRQSEHLIALGQLATGVAHELRNPIGIIKTLVDLMKQEYSQMSGIEEYTRAIDEQVDRQDNVIQELLDFGRPTKVSIRECSINDLIMAVLSFSAAMLRKQEVKVQLHLDPKLPKILADTEKLKQVFVNIIVNAAEAMPSGGNLDITTSQTDDIVIVSLSDTGEGISGGDIHRIFDPFFTTKQAGTGLGLSISYQSIKLHGGMIDVDSTPYNGTTFTIKLPVTP, encoded by the coding sequence TTCTTTAGGGTTTGAACCTGAAAATTTATCCCCCAACCTTCTGCACAACGAGTTCACTAAAGTTGTAGAACCATATATTCCGTCAAATTCCGGTATTCGCTTCGGTTTATATGTTCCGCAAGCAGAAAAGATTACAGTATTGGGTTTCTTACATAATTATCGAAACCTATCCCCCGCCGAAGAAACTCAGAGAGAGAAAGAAATATTTGCAAGTACCAAATCAGGCCTTGTTGCTGCAGAAATGGGTAAAGAGCCCCTCTTTCGAATCTCCGGGTCTTTTGATGATCAAGTAGTAGAATACATTTCACCCGTTGTCCTTAAAGGGAAAGTAGTTGCAGTTATGTGGGCCGGGGAGCGCCTTAACCCGTTTTTTTATCAAAGCAGTTTTTATCGAAAATTGCTGCGGTATTCTACATTAGGCGTATTAGCCGTCGTCATGTTTGCTACTCTAAGAACAATACGCAATATCACTACTGGAGTAGATCGCTTAAAGCGAGGGTTACATCGTATGGAATATGATATACACCACCTATTACCTGAAATGTCCGGTGAACTGGGAGAGGTGGCTCGGGCTGTTAATCGCATGGCCGAGAGTTTAAGTGAAAAGGAACGTTTGGAAGATCAACTAAGGCAATCTGAACATCTCATAGCTCTAGGACAATTAGCTACAGGTGTAGCTCATGAATTACGAAATCCCATCGGTATTATTAAAACTTTAGTCGACCTAATGAAACAGGAATATTCTCAGATGAGTGGTATCGAGGAATATACACGGGCAATAGATGAACAAGTGGACAGACAAGACAATGTAATTCAAGAACTGTTAGACTTTGGACGGCCGACTAAAGTTTCTATTCGAGAGTGTTCAATTAATGATCTAATTATGGCAGTCCTATCATTTTCAGCAGCAATGTTACGAAAACAAGAGGTAAAAGTTCAACTTCACCTAGATCCTAAGCTTCCCAAAATCCTCGCAGATACCGAAAAACTCAAACAGGTATTCGTAAATATTATAGTAAATGCTGCTGAAGCTATGCCTTCCGGCGGCAATTTAGATATTACAACAAGTCAAACGGATGATATAGTTATTGTCAGCTTGTCTGATACAGGCGAAGGAATCTCGGGAGGGGATATTCATAGAATATTTGACCCCTTCTTTACTACTAAGCAAGCCGGTACAGGATTAGGCCTATCTATCTCATATCAAAGCATTAAGCTACACGGTGGAATGATCGATGTGGACAGCACTCCTTATAATGGTACAACCTTTACAATCAAACTACCAGTGACACCCTAA